In one window of Cellulophaga sp. HaHa_2_95 DNA:
- the rnhA gene encoding ribonuclease HI — protein MDNIQVHIYTDGAARGNPGPGGYGIVMEWVGKPYKKEFSEGFKHTTNNRMELLAVIEALKKLKNEGTYVKVFTDSKYVVDTVEKKWYVKWEKTNFKGKKNPDLWKLFLIEYRKQNVSFQWIKGHNNHRQNERCDALAVAASKERNLKEDSGFNPS, from the coding sequence ATGGATAACATACAAGTACATATTTATACTGATGGAGCCGCAAGAGGAAACCCCGGTCCTGGCGGTTATGGTATTGTCATGGAATGGGTAGGAAAACCATATAAAAAAGAGTTCTCCGAAGGTTTTAAACACACCACTAATAATAGAATGGAGCTTCTTGCTGTGATTGAAGCTTTAAAAAAGCTTAAAAACGAAGGCACGTACGTTAAAGTCTTCACGGATTCTAAATATGTCGTTGATACTGTAGAGAAGAAATGGTATGTAAAATGGGAGAAAACCAATTTTAAGGGGAAAAAAAATCCGGACCTCTGGAAGCTTTTCCTTATAGAATACAGAAAACAAAACGTTTCTTTTCAATGGATCAAAGGACACAATAACCACAGGCAAAATGAACGATGCGACGCCCTTGCTGTTGCCGCATCAAAAGAGCGAAACCTAAAAGAAGATTCAGGCTTTAATCCTAGTTAG
- a CDS encoding amidophosphoribosyltransferase translates to MSDAIKHECGISLIRLLKPLEYYQEKYGTAFYGVNKMYLMMEKQHNRGQDGAGFASIKLDMKAGERYMSRVRSIAQQPIQDIFAQINDRVNSAIKENPEYENNVALQKKHIPYIGEVLLGHVRYGTFGKNSIESVHPFLRQNNWMHRNLIVAGNFNMTNVDELFDNLIQIGQHPKEMADTVTVMEKIGHFLDDAVAKLYKEIKKEGFNKQEASPLIAERLNVAKILRRAAKNWDGGYTMAGLLGHGDAFVLRDPAGIRPAYYYKDDEVVVVASERPAIQTVFNIQFEDIKELDPGHAILVKKNGKTIIKEILEPTERKACSFERIYFSRGSDKEIYQERKELGKLIFPQILKCIDEDIKNTVFSYIPNTAETSFYGMVKEAQNYMNKKKEEQILSIGSKITKEELHEILDVRPRIEKVAIKDAKLRTFIAQDSGRDDLVAHVYDISYGSVKKGDNLVIIDDSIVRGTTLKKSILKILDRLHPKKIVVVSSAPQIRYPDCYGIDMAKLEDFIAFRAALELHKDRNTMHIVDDIYQKCLLQVDSHDKDVINYVKEFYLPFTATEISDKIGVLLSSPEINAEVQIIYQTISNLHKACPQNLGDWYFTGEYPTPGGNRVVNRAFINFYEGKNERAY, encoded by the coding sequence ATGAGTGATGCCATTAAACACGAATGCGGAATTTCTTTAATACGCCTATTAAAGCCGCTAGAATATTATCAAGAGAAATACGGTACCGCTTTTTACGGTGTAAACAAGATGTACCTTATGATGGAAAAGCAGCATAATCGAGGTCAAGACGGTGCTGGTTTTGCAAGTATTAAACTAGATATGAAGGCTGGTGAACGTTACATGAGTAGAGTACGTTCTATTGCCCAGCAACCTATTCAGGATATTTTTGCCCAAATTAATGATAGAGTAAACTCTGCTATTAAAGAAAATCCTGAGTATGAAAACAATGTTGCTCTTCAGAAAAAACACATTCCATACATCGGCGAGGTTCTATTAGGACATGTACGTTATGGTACGTTTGGAAAGAACAGTATTGAGAGTGTACACCCGTTTTTAAGACAAAACAATTGGATGCACCGTAACCTTATTGTTGCGGGGAACTTTAACATGACTAATGTTGATGAGCTTTTTGATAATTTAATTCAAATTGGCCAGCACCCAAAAGAAATGGCAGATACGGTTACCGTTATGGAAAAAATCGGTCACTTTTTAGATGATGCTGTCGCTAAGCTTTACAAAGAAATTAAAAAAGAAGGTTTTAACAAGCAAGAAGCTTCGCCTTTAATTGCAGAGCGGTTAAATGTGGCTAAAATTTTACGTAGAGCAGCTAAAAACTGGGATGGTGGTTATACTATGGCCGGCTTATTAGGCCATGGAGATGCTTTTGTATTACGTGACCCTGCCGGAATTAGACCTGCGTATTATTATAAAGATGATGAAGTTGTTGTTGTTGCTTCAGAAAGGCCGGCAATACAAACCGTTTTCAATATTCAATTTGAAGATATAAAAGAACTAGATCCCGGACATGCTATTCTTGTAAAAAAGAACGGTAAAACTATCATTAAGGAAATTCTAGAACCAACAGAACGTAAAGCTTGTTCTTTTGAGCGCATTTATTTCTCTAGAGGTAGCGATAAAGAAATATACCAAGAACGAAAAGAATTAGGCAAACTCATATTCCCACAAATATTAAAATGCATAGATGAGGATATAAAAAACACCGTATTCTCTTATATTCCTAATACGGCAGAAACCTCATTCTACGGAATGGTGAAAGAAGCTCAAAATTACATGAACAAGAAGAAAGAAGAGCAAATTCTTTCTATCGGCTCTAAGATTACCAAAGAGGAATTGCATGAGATTTTAGATGTCAGACCTAGAATTGAAAAAGTAGCTATCAAAGATGCTAAGCTTAGAACTTTTATCGCACAAGATAGCGGCAGAGACGACTTGGTTGCGCATGTATATGACATCTCATACGGTTCTGTAAAAAAAGGAGACAACTTAGTCATAATAGACGATAGTATTGTTAGAGGTACCACCTTAAAGAAAAGTATTCTTAAAATATTAGACAGATTACATCCTAAGAAAATTGTTGTAGTTTCTTCTGCCCCACAAATTAGATACCCGGATTGCTATGGTATTGATATGGCAAAGCTAGAAGATTTTATTGCTTTTAGAGCAGCATTAGAATTACATAAGGATAGAAATACCATGCATATTGTTGATGATATTTATCAGAAATGCTTATTGCAAGTAGATTCACATGACAAAGATGTTATTAATTACGTCAAAGAATTTTACTTGCCTTTTACGGCAACAGAAATCTCTGATAAAATTGGTGTTTTATTAAGTTCTCCTGAGATTAATGCAGAGGTGCAAATTATTTATCAAACGATATCTAACCTACATAAAGCTTGTCCGCAGAACCTAGGAGACTGGTATTTTACAGGAGAATATCCTACACCTGGAGGGAACAGAGTAGTAAATAGAGCATTTATTAATTTCTACGAAGGGAAAAACGAACGCGCATATTAA
- a CDS encoding acyl carrier protein, whose translation MSDIASRVKAIIVDKLGVDENEVVAEASFTNDLGADSLDTVELIMEFEKEFDIQIPDDQAENIATVGQAISYIEEAK comes from the coding sequence ATGTCAGATATTGCATCAAGAGTTAAAGCTATCATCGTTGATAAATTAGGAGTTGATGAGAACGAAGTTGTTGCTGAAGCAAGCTTTACAAACGACTTAGGAGCAGATTCATTGGATACTGTTGAGTTAATCATGGAATTCGAAAAAGAATTTGATATCCAAATTCCAGATGATCAAGCAGAGAATATTGCTACTGTTGGTCAAGCTATAAGTTATATAGAAGAAGCAAAGTAA
- the purN gene encoding phosphoribosylglycinamide formyltransferase: MKRIVLFASGSGSNVENIIQYFQDNSEVTVAAVFTNKSDAKVLDRCKTLKISALYFNRTSFYDTDCLLDILKGMKPDLIVLAGFLWKIPEKLVQSFPNKIVNIHPALLPKYGGKGMYGMNVHNAVKANNEQETGITIHFVNENYDEGAIIKQEKTQIAPEDSADDIAKKIHELEYKHFPKVIDQILHG, encoded by the coding sequence ATGAAACGTATAGTTCTTTTTGCTTCTGGTTCTGGATCTAATGTTGAAAACATCATACAATATTTTCAGGATAATTCTGAGGTTACTGTCGCCGCTGTATTTACTAACAAAAGCGATGCCAAAGTTTTAGATAGATGTAAAACACTAAAAATAAGTGCTTTATACTTCAATAGAACCTCGTTTTATGATACTGACTGCCTATTAGACATATTGAAGGGAATGAAACCTGATCTAATTGTATTGGCAGGATTCCTCTGGAAAATTCCTGAAAAACTCGTGCAGAGCTTCCCAAATAAGATTGTAAATATTCACCCAGCACTGTTACCAAAATACGGAGGAAAGGGAATGTATGGAATGAATGTTCACAATGCTGTAAAAGCCAATAATGAGCAAGAAACAGGTATCACAATCCACTTTGTGAACGAAAATTACGACGAAGGCGCCATAATAAAACAAGAAAAAACTCAAATTGCACCTGAAGATAGCGCTGATGATATCGCTAAAAAAATACACGAATTAGAATACAAACACTTTCCTAAAGTTATAGACCAAATATTACATGGATAA
- a CDS encoding superoxide dismutase has product MAFDLPKLPYAYDALEPNIDARTMEIHHTKHHNGYTNNLNNAIAGTDLEGKSIEAILDTLDMDNAAVRNNGGGFYNHSLFWEVMSPNGGGEPTGELATAIDAAYGSLEAFKDAFSKAAATRFGSGWAWLCVHKGGKVEVCSTPNQDNPLMPGVGCGGFPILGLDVWEHAYYLNYQNRRPDYINAFFNVINWNKVSELYAANK; this is encoded by the coding sequence ATGGCCTTTGATTTACCAAAATTACCATATGCATATGATGCACTAGAACCAAATATTGATGCTAGAACTATGGAAATTCACCATACTAAACATCACAATGGATATACAAACAATTTAAATAACGCTATTGCAGGAACAGATTTAGAAGGAAAATCTATTGAAGCTATTCTTGATACTTTAGATATGGATAATGCTGCCGTAAGAAATAACGGTGGTGGTTTTTACAACCATTCTCTTTTCTGGGAAGTAATGTCTCCAAACGGTGGTGGGGAGCCAACAGGTGAGTTAGCAACTGCTATTGATGCAGCTTATGGTTCATTAGAAGCTTTCAAAGATGCCTTTTCTAAGGCAGCAGCTACTAGATTTGGATCTGGTTGGGCATGGTTATGTGTTCATAAAGGCGGTAAAGTAGAAGTTTGTTCTACGCCAAACCAAGATAACCCATTAATGCCTGGTGTAGGTTGTGGTGGTTTTCCAATCTTAGGTTTAGATGTTTGGGAGCATGCTTACTACTTAAACTATCAGAATAGAAGACCAGATTATATTAATGCGTTCTTTAACGTAATTAATTGGAATAAAGTTTCTGAGTTATATGCTGCTAATAAGTAG
- a CDS encoding S10 family peptidase — protein MKAAHYLILISFLVVTTTSAQGRKIPVDTIITTKSKATINGTLINYTVQAGMQPVWDEKGEPIASLQYTYYTRDNIKDSASRPLLISFNGGPGSASVWMHLAYTGPRILKIDDEGYPVQPYGVNENPYSVLDETDIVYVNPVNTGYSRTIPEIGEEVDRKKFFGINADVKYLAEWLNTFVTRNNRWRSPKYIIGESYGGTRVMGLSLALQNQQWMYLNGVIMVSPADYKVLREDGPVSGALNLPYYTAAAWHHQALPAALQKNDLNDILPEAEAYTINSVLPAIAKGGFISETERNTVAEKMAYYSGLTKNEILDQNLVVPTSYFWKNLLKERSGYTVGRLDSRYLGVDRQISGDKPDYNAELTSWLHSFTPAINYYLQEELNFKTDIKYNMFGPVHPWDNSDDHTRDNLRQAMAQNPYLNVLVQSGYYDGATTYFNAKYTMWQVDPSGRMRDRFEFKGYRSGHMMYLRKEDLKNANDDIRAFIRKTQANGKSAKY, from the coding sequence ATGAAGGCTGCACATTATCTTATTTTAATTTCATTTTTAGTAGTAACTACTACTTCTGCACAGGGAAGAAAAATTCCTGTAGATACGATTATCACAACCAAAAGCAAAGCAACTATTAACGGTACTTTAATCAATTATACGGTACAAGCAGGCATGCAACCTGTTTGGGATGAAAAGGGAGAGCCAATCGCAAGCTTGCAATATACTTATTATACGAGAGACAATATAAAGGATAGTGCTTCCAGGCCATTACTTATTTCCTTTAATGGTGGGCCTGGTTCTGCATCGGTCTGGATGCATTTGGCCTATACGGGTCCTAGAATATTGAAGATTGATGATGAAGGGTATCCAGTACAACCTTATGGTGTAAATGAAAATCCATATTCTGTTTTGGATGAAACGGATATTGTATATGTAAACCCGGTAAATACGGGCTACAGTAGAACGATACCTGAAATAGGAGAAGAAGTGGATCGTAAAAAGTTTTTTGGGATTAATGCCGATGTAAAATATCTGGCGGAGTGGTTAAATACTTTTGTAACTAGAAATAATCGGTGGCGTTCTCCTAAGTATATTATAGGGGAAAGTTATGGAGGAACACGAGTTATGGGCTTGTCTCTTGCGTTACAAAATCAGCAATGGATGTATTTAAACGGTGTTATCATGGTTTCACCAGCAGACTATAAAGTATTAAGGGAAGATGGTCCTGTTTCAGGAGCACTTAACTTGCCGTACTACACAGCGGCGGCATGGCATCATCAAGCATTGCCGGCAGCATTGCAAAAGAATGATTTGAATGATATTCTACCGGAAGCCGAGGCGTATACAATAAATAGTGTGTTGCCTGCAATTGCTAAAGGTGGTTTTATATCTGAAACCGAAAGAAATACTGTGGCAGAAAAAATGGCGTATTACTCTGGGTTGACCAAAAATGAAATATTGGATCAAAATCTGGTGGTGCCTACAAGTTATTTTTGGAAAAATTTACTAAAAGAAAGAAGTGGTTATACGGTAGGAAGATTAGATAGCAGGTACTTAGGTGTAGATAGGCAGATTTCAGGAGATAAACCAGATTATAATGCAGAACTTACCTCCTGGTTGCACAGTTTTACACCGGCAATTAATTATTATTTGCAGGAAGAGTTAAATTTCAAGACAGATATTAAATACAATATGTTTGGCCCAGTGCACCCTTGGGATAATAGTGATGACCATACTCGTGATAATTTAAGGCAAGCAATGGCTCAAAATCCGTATTTAAATGTATTGGTGCAAAGTGGGTATTATGATGGGGCTACTACCTATTTTAATGCCAAGTATACCATGTGGCAAGTAGATCCTAGTGGACGTATGAGAGATCGTTTTGAATTTAAAGGCTACCGCAGTGGGCATATGATGTATTTGCGTAAAGAAGATTTGAAAAATGCTAATGATGATATTCGTGCTTTTATACGTAAAACTCAGGCTAATGGTAAAAGTGCAAAATACTAA
- the fabF gene encoding beta-ketoacyl-ACP synthase II, translated as MQLKRVVVTGIGALTPIGNTIEEYWDGLVNGKSGSAPITYYDSEKFKTKFACELKNFNAEDFFDRKEARKLDRFAQYAIVSSDEAIKDSGIDFDTVDKFRVGVIWGAGIGGLETFQNEVLNFAAGDGTPRFNPFFIPKMIADIAPGNISIRHGFMGPNYTTVSACASSANAIIDALNTIRLGHCDVVVTGGSEAAVTIAGMGGFGAMHALSTRNEEMETASRPFDATRDGFVLGEGAGALILEEYEHAIARGAKIYAEVAGGGLSSDAYHMTAPHPDGIGVVRVMQNCLKDAGLNPEDVDAINTHGTSTPLGDVAELKAISKVFGEHAHKININSTKSMTGHLLGAAGAIEAIAAILSMEHGIVPPTINHTHIDENIDPKLNLTLNKAQKRDVKVALSNTFGFGGHNACVIFKKIS; from the coding sequence ATGCAGTTAAAGCGAGTTGTAGTTACAGGAATTGGGGCATTAACCCCAATTGGTAATACTATTGAAGAGTATTGGGATGGTTTGGTGAATGGTAAAAGCGGTTCGGCTCCAATAACCTATTATGATAGTGAGAAATTCAAGACCAAATTTGCTTGCGAGCTAAAAAACTTCAATGCTGAAGATTTTTTCGATCGAAAAGAAGCAAGAAAATTAGACCGGTTTGCACAGTACGCAATAGTGTCTTCAGATGAAGCAATTAAAGACAGTGGTATCGATTTTGATACGGTTGATAAATTTAGAGTTGGTGTCATTTGGGGAGCTGGGATAGGAGGTTTAGAAACTTTTCAAAATGAAGTTCTAAATTTTGCTGCAGGTGATGGTACCCCAAGATTTAATCCGTTCTTTATCCCTAAGATGATTGCAGATATTGCTCCAGGTAATATTTCTATCAGACATGGTTTCATGGGACCTAATTATACCACGGTTTCTGCATGTGCATCTTCTGCAAATGCAATTATTGATGCGTTAAATACCATTAGACTGGGACATTGTGATGTTGTAGTTACTGGTGGTAGTGAAGCTGCGGTAACAATAGCCGGTATGGGTGGTTTTGGTGCAATGCACGCATTGTCTACTAGAAATGAAGAAATGGAAACAGCTTCTAGGCCTTTTGACGCTACTAGAGATGGTTTTGTACTTGGTGAAGGTGCAGGAGCATTAATCCTTGAAGAATACGAGCATGCCATTGCTCGAGGCGCAAAAATCTATGCAGAGGTTGCCGGTGGTGGTCTTTCAAGTGATGCCTACCATATGACGGCTCCACATCCAGATGGTATTGGTGTTGTGCGCGTAATGCAGAATTGTTTAAAAGATGCAGGCCTTAATCCAGAAGATGTAGATGCTATTAATACGCATGGTACTTCTACGCCACTTGGTGATGTAGCAGAATTAAAAGCCATATCTAAGGTATTTGGAGAGCATGCTCATAAAATAAACATTAACTCAACAAAGTCTATGACGGGGCATTTGTTAGGAGCGGCAGGAGCTATAGAGGCCATTGCAGCTATTTTGTCTATGGAGCACGGAATTGTTCCTCCAACAATTAATCATACACATATTGACGAGAATATTGATCCTAAATTGAACTTAACGTTAAATAAGGCTCAAAAAAGAGATGTGAAAGTTGCATTAAGTAATACTTTTGGTTTTGGTGGACACAATGCATGTGTTATCTTTAAAAAAATAAGTTAA
- a CDS encoding PfkB family carbohydrate kinase encodes MGKLLIVGTVAFDAIETPFGKTDKILGGAATYIGLAASQFNVESAIVSIVGDDMPEEYLTLLREKNIDLSGLEIVKGGKTFYWKGKYHNDLNTRDTLATELNVLADFNPVVPNGFKDADVVMLGNLHPSVQLSVINQLEQKPKLIVLDTMNFWMDNSLPELLEVIKHIDVITINDEEARQLTGEYSLVKAAAKIEKMGPKYVVIKKGEHGALLFHETKVFFAPALPLEEVFDPTGAGDTFAGGFSGYLAQTQNISFNNMKNAIIQGSNLASFCVEKFGTERMKKLSKEETNKRLHEFKELSQFDIELQ; translated from the coding sequence ATGGGTAAATTATTAATTGTTGGAACGGTTGCTTTTGATGCTATTGAAACACCTTTCGGAAAAACTGATAAAATATTAGGAGGGGCTGCAACGTATATTGGCTTAGCGGCATCTCAATTCAATGTAGAATCGGCAATTGTTTCTATTGTTGGCGATGATATGCCAGAAGAATATTTAACACTTTTGAGAGAGAAAAATATTGATCTTTCTGGGTTAGAAATTGTAAAGGGAGGAAAAACCTTTTACTGGAAAGGTAAATACCATAACGACTTAAACACTAGAGATACTTTAGCTACAGAGCTTAATGTATTAGCAGATTTTAATCCTGTAGTACCTAATGGTTTTAAAGATGCCGATGTGGTTATGTTAGGAAATTTACATCCTAGCGTCCAATTAAGTGTCATTAACCAATTAGAGCAAAAACCAAAACTAATCGTATTAGATACGATGAACTTTTGGATGGACAATAGCTTGCCTGAATTGTTAGAGGTTATAAAGCATATTGATGTAATTACCATTAATGATGAAGAAGCACGCCAATTAACTGGAGAGTACTCTTTAGTAAAGGCAGCTGCTAAAATTGAAAAAATGGGACCAAAATATGTAGTCATTAAAAAAGGAGAACACGGAGCTTTACTTTTCCATGAGACCAAAGTATTCTTTGCTCCTGCACTTCCTTTAGAAGAAGTTTTTGATCCTACTGGCGCCGGTGATACTTTTGCTGGTGGTTTTTCTGGGTATTTAGCACAGACACAAAACATCTCCTTTAACAATATGAAAAATGCTATTATACAAGGTTCAAATTTAGCATCGTTCTGCGTAGAGAAGTTTGGTACCGAGCGTATGAAGAAATTATCAAAAGAAGAAACCAATAAAAGATTACATGAGTTCAAAGAGTTAAGTCAATTTGATATTGAATTACAATAA
- a CDS encoding exodeoxyribonuclease V subunit beta yields MENTSYNIYNASAGSGKTYTLTKSYLKIILSSATSANYREILAITFTNKAVAEMKERIIDSLYDFGKVKNAEDAPSMFKDLVKELHIDTETLQKRSKTRLKEILHNYAFFDVSTIDKFTHRLIRTFAKDLKLPQNFEVILDTNLLLSEAVDRLVNKAGTEQELTKVLIAFALEKANEDKSWDISRDIFDMGRELLFKEKYEDALEVIGQKNIEDFNTLKTLLKAKIKKAEENIQLAGKTNLQLMTDNGLEIKDFKSSYFSKFMMDVSELKPTINFNAAWKQDFENTALYTKTLSEDKKTTIDGLHPTFAIHFQSIKKNFFDLAFLKNAYKNIVPLTVLNALQKELKNLELERDEIPLATFNSIISKEIKNQPVPFIYERLGEKYRHYFIDEFQDTSELQWSNLIPLIGNALESQDEKGNNGSLLLVGDAKQAIYRWRGGKAEQFLNLVHQTKNPFVYFPNVENLPANYRSYHEVINFNNRFFTSISANITNAVYKSLFEEGNKQKANHKEGGFIQISFIEEDDKNEDELYCNEVLQTITTLSEKKYPLKDICILVRDKKHGILLADFLSANKIPIISSETLLLKNNPKVNFLVNLLKFSVDSEDYEAAYAILSYLGNASNYPKHEYISENLNTLEKHLLEAYQFDANILKQSSVYDGFEQAVKHFNLVDESDAYITYFLDEVLDVEYKQGASATLFLDYWEKKKDMLSISAPLEMDAVQIMTVHKSKGLEFEVVLFPYANSHIYKEIKPKTWLPVAAEEFNGFTDVLINKNKEIVNYSEEAESIYNEEQEKLELDAFNVLYVALTRAVKCLFVFTKKEFEGKTENPKSDYYSGLFMGYLKQIGLWENQQLHYQFGQLNENKSSEQLTNDQEVIKFQYSYKERTSFNIVTKSGMLWDTSTEAALSKGNTIHQILSLIETVDDITECFEKLVKKGSLNSEEVPLLEQKIRSIIEHTELKEFYAKDTIVKNETDIITKNGIILRPDRLVFKNNQASIIDYKTGARNVSYKDQVDTYANAIEEMGYQIDKKIIIYINKDIIPEFI; encoded by the coding sequence GTGGAAAACACATCGTATAATATTTATAATGCCTCAGCAGGGTCTGGAAAGACATACACGCTTACCAAATCATACCTGAAAATTATTCTTTCTAGTGCAACATCTGCAAATTACCGAGAAATTTTAGCCATTACCTTTACCAATAAAGCGGTAGCTGAAATGAAGGAGCGTATTATTGATAGTTTATATGACTTTGGCAAAGTTAAAAACGCTGAGGATGCCCCTTCTATGTTTAAAGATCTTGTAAAAGAACTACACATAGATACAGAAACACTGCAGAAAAGATCTAAGACTAGATTAAAAGAAATTCTACATAATTATGCTTTTTTTGATGTTTCTACCATTGATAAATTTACGCATAGGTTAATTAGAACCTTCGCCAAAGATTTAAAACTCCCTCAGAATTTTGAAGTTATCCTAGACACTAATTTACTTTTAAGTGAAGCAGTAGATCGCCTTGTAAATAAAGCAGGTACAGAACAAGAACTTACTAAAGTGCTTATTGCATTTGCCTTAGAAAAAGCAAACGAAGATAAAAGTTGGGATATTTCAAGAGATATCTTTGACATGGGAAGAGAGCTTCTCTTTAAAGAAAAATATGAGGATGCGCTAGAAGTTATTGGTCAAAAAAATATTGAAGATTTTAATACATTAAAAACCTTATTAAAAGCGAAAATTAAAAAAGCAGAAGAAAACATACAGCTTGCAGGGAAAACAAATCTGCAATTAATGACTGATAATGGTTTAGAAATTAAAGATTTTAAAAGTTCATATTTCTCAAAGTTTATGATGGATGTATCTGAATTAAAACCAACCATAAACTTCAATGCCGCTTGGAAGCAAGATTTTGAAAACACTGCCTTATACACCAAAACACTATCAGAAGACAAGAAAACAACCATTGATGGCTTGCACCCCACCTTTGCTATTCATTTTCAAAGCATAAAAAAGAATTTCTTTGATCTGGCTTTCCTGAAAAATGCCTACAAAAACATTGTACCACTAACCGTTCTTAATGCTTTACAGAAAGAATTAAAAAATCTAGAACTAGAGCGTGATGAAATTCCGTTAGCCACATTTAATAGCATTATTTCTAAAGAGATAAAAAACCAACCCGTTCCTTTTATCTATGAACGCCTTGGAGAAAAATACCGTCATTATTTTATTGATGAGTTTCAAGATACTTCAGAATTGCAGTGGAGTAATTTAATACCCCTAATTGGTAATGCCCTAGAGAGTCAAGATGAAAAAGGAAATAATGGTTCTTTATTACTGGTAGGCGATGCTAAACAGGCTATTTACCGCTGGAGAGGCGGTAAAGCAGAGCAGTTTTTAAACTTGGTACATCAAACTAAAAATCCGTTTGTATATTTTCCTAATGTAGAAAACCTCCCTGCAAATTATAGGAGTTATCATGAAGTCATTAATTTTAACAACAGATTCTTTACTAGCATCAGTGCCAATATTACCAATGCAGTTTACAAATCGCTTTTTGAAGAAGGCAACAAACAAAAGGCAAACCATAAAGAAGGAGGTTTTATTCAAATTTCATTTATAGAAGAAGACGATAAAAATGAAGATGAGTTGTATTGCAATGAAGTGCTACAAACCATTACTACCCTTTCTGAAAAGAAATACCCTCTTAAAGATATCTGTATTTTAGTTCGTGATAAAAAGCATGGGATACTTCTAGCTGATTTTTTGAGTGCAAATAAGATACCGATTATATCTTCTGAAACCTTATTACTTAAAAACAATCCAAAAGTTAATTTTTTAGTTAACCTTCTGAAGTTTAGTGTTGATAGTGAAGATTACGAAGCTGCCTATGCCATTTTATCTTATTTAGGAAATGCTTCTAACTACCCTAAGCATGAGTATATTTCTGAAAACTTAAATACATTAGAGAAGCATTTATTAGAAGCCTATCAATTTGATGCCAATATACTGAAGCAATCTAGCGTCTATGACGGCTTTGAACAGGCCGTAAAGCACTTTAATTTAGTTGATGAATCTGATGCGTATATTACCTATTTCTTAGATGAAGTTTTAGATGTAGAGTACAAACAAGGAGCTAGTGCTACCTTATTTTTAGATTATTGGGAAAAGAAAAAAGACATGCTAAGTATCAGCGCTCCATTAGAAATGGATGCGGTACAAATTATGACCGTTCACAAATCAAAAGGATTAGAATTTGAGGTAGTCTTATTCCCTTACGCCAATAGTCATATATATAAGGAGATAAAACCAAAAACATGGTTGCCCGTAGCGGCCGAGGAATTTAATGGCTTCACAGATGTATTGATTAATAAGAATAAAGAAATTGTAAATTATAGCGAAGAGGCAGAAAGCATTTATAATGAGGAGCAGGAAAAACTAGAGTTAGACGCCTTTAATGTATTGTATGTTGCTTTAACCAGAGCCGTAAAGTGTTTGTTTGTCTTCACTAAAAAAGAATTCGAAGGGAAAACAGAAAATCCTAAAAGCGATTATTACTCTGGCTTATTCATGGGCTATTTAAAACAAATAGGCCTTTGGGAAAATCAGCAATTACATTATCAATTTGGACAACTTAATGAAAATAAGAGCAGCGAGCAGCTTACAAACGACCAAGAAGTAATCAAATTTCAATATTCCTATAAAGAGCGTACTAGTTTTAATATTGTCACCAAATCTGGAATGCTTTGGGATACTTCTACAGAAGCTGCTCTTTCTAAAGGGAATACCATTCACCAAATATTGAGCTTAATTGAAACGGTTGATGATATTACGGAATGTTTTGAGAAGCTCGTAAAAAAAGGATCTTTAAATTCAGAAGAGGTCCCGCTATTAGAACAAAAGATTAGATCTATAATTGAACATACTGAATTAAAAGAATTCTATGCAAAAGATACCATTGTTAAAAATGAAACCGATATAATCACGAAAAATGGTATAATTTTGCGCCCAGATCGTTTGGTTTTCAAAAACAACCAAGCAAGTATTATAGATTATAAAACGGGCGCAAGAAACGTAAGCTACAAAGACCAAGTAGACACATACGCCAATGCCATTGAAGAAATGGGATATCAAATTGACAAAAAAATTATCATTTATATAAATAAAGATATAATTCCTGAATTTATTTAA